The Candidatus Dadabacteria bacterium genome has a segment encoding these proteins:
- the efp gene encoding elongation factor P, whose protein sequence is MAVVDTSGFHKGMKIETEGAIWEIVEYKHSKMAQRSPIVTARLKNIATGAVREMKFRAGDTFNVPDIQKRTMQYLYRDDEMFYFMDSETFDQFPFRADAIGDTTKFLKEQQEVTVQMHEGELIGVELPTAVVFEVTHTEPGVKGDTVSSTTKPATIETGAVVAVPLFINIGDMIKVDTRNGNYLERAKS, encoded by the coding sequence ATGGCTGTTGTCGACACGAGTGGTTTTCACAAGGGTATGAAGATTGAGACCGAAGGGGCGATCTGGGAGATAGTCGAGTACAAGCATTCAAAGATGGCGCAGAGAAGCCCGATAGTTACGGCGAGACTTAAGAATATCGCCACGGGAGCCGTACGGGAAATGAAATTCCGCGCGGGAGACACGTTTAACGTTCCCGATATCCAGAAAAGAACCATGCAGTATCTCTACAGGGACGATGAGATGTTTTACTTTATGGATTCCGAGACTTTCGACCAGTTTCCTTTCAGGGCGGATGCAATAGGGGATACGACGAAGTTTCTCAAGGAACAGCAGGAGGTCACGGTGCAGATGCATGAAGGAGAACTCATAGGAGTGGAACTTCCCACGGCCGTTGTCTTCGAGGTTACCCACACGGAACCTGGAGTGAAGGGAGATACGGTTTCAAGTACCACGAAACCGGCGACCATAGAAACCGGAGCAGTGGTGGCCGTTCCTCTTTTTATCAATATCGGGGACATGATAAAAGTCGATACGAGAAACGGGAACTATCTCGAAAGAGCGAAATCCTGA